A window of the Gossypium hirsutum isolate 1008001.06 chromosome A05, Gossypium_hirsutum_v2.1, whole genome shotgun sequence genome harbors these coding sequences:
- the LOC107958296 gene encoding plant UBX domain-containing protein 4, whose amino-acid sequence MASRDKKPAKPSSSRAGGIRTLSDLNRPSGPDSDSDSDDPQEYYTGGEKSGMLVQDPSKKNDVDEIFNQARQLGAVEGPLEHPRPSSSTSFTGTGRLLSGETVPSAPQQPDSIIHNIVFWTNGFTVDDGPLRRLDDPENAAFLESIRKSECPKELEPADRRSSVHVNLIKRDEKCPEPEKKRQVAFQGVGRTLGSSSTSAAPEPTTCSSPLNTAPNHSPGLVVNESLPSTSVQLRLADGTRMVTRFNLHHTVDDIRSFINASRPGGATNYQLQIMGFPPKLLTDPTQTIEQAGLANSVVIQKF is encoded by the exons ATGGCCTCGCGTGACAAGAAACCTGCGAAGCCGTCGAGCAGCCGTGCCGGTGGAATACGCACGCTCTCGGATCTGAACCGGCCCTCTGGACCCGATTCCGACAGCGATTCCGATGATCCCCAGGAGTACTACACTGGAGGCGAGAAAAG TGGCATGCTTGTTCAAGATCCTTCAAAGAAAAATGATGTAGATGAAATTTTCAATCAAGCTAGGCAACTGGGAGCTGTAGAAGGTCCTCTCGAGCATCCTCGTCCATCAAGTTCAACAAGTTTTACTGGAACCGGTAGATTACTCTCAGGGGAAACTGTTCCTTCTGCACCTCAGCAGCCTGATTCCATTATTCACAACATAGTTTTCTGGACCAACGGTTTCACCGTGGATGATGGCCCTCTGAGGAGGTTGGATGATCCTGAAAATGCAGCATTTTTAGAG AGCATCAGAAAGTCTGAGTGTCCTAAAGAGCTTGAGCCTGCTGATAGAAGGTCTTCTGTCCATGTCAATCTGATAAAGAGGGACGAGAAATGCCCT GAACCAGAGAAGAAACGCCAAGTAGCATTTCAAGGTGTAGGAAGAACTCTCGGTAGCAGCAGTACTTCGGCAGCTCCTGAACCAACTACCTGTTCCAGTCCTCTCAACACAGCTCCGAACCATTCACCTGGCTTGGTTGTAAATGAAAGTTTACCATCGACCTCAGTTCAACTTAGGTTGGCTGATGGGACTCGCATGGTAACCCGCTTCAATCTCCACCACACGGTTGATGACATCCGTTCCTTCATCAATGCATCTAGACCTGGGGGTGCAACAAACTATCAGTTGCAGATAATGGGTTTCCCTCCTAAACTTCTTACTGATCCAACCCAAACCATAGAGCAGGCAGGCCTTGCCAATTCTGTGGTAATCCAGAAGTTCTAG